One stretch of Nicotiana tabacum cultivar K326 chromosome 18, ASM71507v2, whole genome shotgun sequence DNA includes these proteins:
- the LOC142172830 gene encoding zinc finger BED domain-containing protein RICESLEEPER 2-like produces MQSEDATLKEMANNMKEKFDKYWGDPQKMNKMIFISCVFDPRHKFQSLSFALAAMFGETIGVKIQIEVKTYMESLFNVYAKKNGGSGSFPYSPSSGSCPSSPSSPSSCPSSPTSSTSSSSLSKFMLDLKKHKKGEGIDSKTELDKYLGEDVEEDFENFKILGWWKLNSPRFPALAEMARDVLAIPISSVASESAFSTGGRILDPFRSSLTPRLVQALVCVQDWLRNESTTPVKIEEDLDNLEQLEADLINTGREPCIVDI; encoded by the exons ATGCAAAGTGAAGATGCTACCTTGAAAGAAATGGCAAATAATATGAAAGAGAAGTTTGATAAGTATTGGGGGGATCCACAAAAGATGAACAAAATGATTTTTATTTCATGTGTGTTCGATCCACGCCACAAGTTTCAATCTCTTTCGTTTGCTCTTGCTGCCATGTTTGGAGAAACAATAGGTGTGAAAATACAAATTGAGGTGAAGACATACATGGAATCTTTGTTCAATGTGTATGCAAAGAAGAATGGTGGTTCTGGTTCATTTCCATATTCTCCATCTTCCGGTTCATGTCCATCTTCTCCATCTTCCCCTAGTTCATGTCCATCTTCTCCAACTTCATCAACTTCTTCATCATCGCTTTCAAAATTCATGTTAGATTTAAAGAAGCATAAGAAGGGTGAAGGAATTGATTCTAAAACAGAGTTAGATAAATATTTGGGTGAAGATGTTGAGGAagactttgaaaattttaaaattctggGGTGGTGGAAGTTGAATTCACCCAGATTTCCCGCACTTGCTGAGATGGCACGTGATGTGCTAGCCATTCCTATTTCTAGTGTTGCCTCAGAATCAGCCTTTAGTACCGGTGGACGCATACTTGAtccatttaggagttcattgacaCCTAGATTGGTTCAAGCTCTTGTGTGTGTCCAAGATTGGCTTCGAAATGAATCAACAACTCCGgttaaaattgaagaagatttAGACAATCTTGAACAACTTGAAGCGG ACTTGATTAATACCGGAAGAGAGCCTTGCATCGTCGACATATAA